A DNA window from Hydractinia symbiolongicarpus strain clone_291-10 chromosome 6, HSymV2.1, whole genome shotgun sequence contains the following coding sequences:
- the LOC130648087 gene encoding uncharacterized protein LOC130648087, with amino-acid sequence MAKYALSVSIYTYSKSRRSTYLSMKSSSRCHKSLQNPSCVDHIWVSDSKRFHYTSILENDLSDYHDIVVTFLNVEIPKKDPKIINYRCYRLFNDEHFKHDLESLIASNNDLNYNDFDEQFSQLVSKHAPIKYKVVRNNNSPFITKAVRKEIMIRSRFKNIYNKHPSIKNWENFKRQRNKCVTVCRDAKRIYYTSLNMNNIFDNKKFWKTVKPIFSNKCVKDTVQVIVENDQIIREKEHIANIINDHFVNVTNTLNIDGIPHENYNDIKNDIENVIKNYEQHPSIIWIKKHVTTTNKMSFKSIEIDIMKKYIGNLKENKSGLKGAIPPCFLKYYVDVYGEHINKLFEKSIVDEVFPGAMKLADICCIMFDQIYEFIDSKLSPLLSGFRKGFSSQHVLLHMIESWRKDLDKGNAVGALLMDLSKAFDCVDHNLLIAKLHAYGFSKSAIGLLRSYLTNRFQRVGIDGYFSLADVKICNYADDNTLYTYGKQFEEIK; translated from the exons atggcaaaatacgcGCTATCCGTATCCATATACACGTACTCAAAGtctcgacgatccacgtacttgtcGATGAAATC ATCTTCAAGGTGTCACAAATCATTACAAAATCCATCATGTGTCGATCACATATGGGTGTCTGATTCTAAACGATTCCACTACACCAGCATTTTGGAAAACGACCTTTCTGATTATCACGATATAGTTGTAACTTTCTTAAATGTGGAAATACCAAAGAAAGAtcctaaaattataaattatcgtTGTTACAGACTTTTTAATGACGAACATTTTAAACATGACCTTGAGTCACTTATTGCATCAAACAATGACTTAAATTACAACGACTTTGACGAACAATTCAGTCAGTTGGTCAGCAAACACGCCCCTATAAAATACAAAGTTGTTAGAAATAATAACTCTCCATTTATAACAAAAGCAGTACGAAAGGAGATAATGATTCGATCGagatttaaaaatatctacaaTAAGCACCCTTCTATTAAAAACTGGGAAAACTTCAAAAGgcaaagaaacaaatgtgtCACTGTTTGTAGAGACGCGAAAAGAATTTATTACACATCACTAAATATGaacaacatttttgataacaaaaagTTCTGGAAAACTGTAAAGCCGATATTTTCCAACAAATGTGTAAAAGATACAGTCCAAGTAATAGTTGAAAATGATCAAATAATTCGTGAAAAAGAACATATAGCAAATATAATAAATGATCATTTTGTTAATGTCACGAATACTTTGAATATTGATGGAATTCCGCACGAAAACTATAACGATATTAAAAACGATATTGAAAACGTCATCAAGAATTACGAACAGCATCCAAGTATAATATGGATAAAGAAACATGTTACCACTACCAACAAAATGAGCTTCAAATCAATTGAAATTGACATCATGAAAAAGTATATTGGTaacctaaaagaaaacaaatctgGTCTTAAAGGAGCAATTCCACCATGTTTCCTCAAATATTACGTCGATGTATACGGAGAACATATCAACAAGCTGTTTGAGAAATCTATTGTCGATGAAGTTTTCCCTGGAGCAATGAAATTGGCTGATATTTGTTGTATTATGTTTGATCAGATTTATGAATTTATTGATAGTAAATTATCACCTCTTTTGTCAGGTTTTCGTAAGGGTTTTAGCAGCCAGCATGTTTTGCTTCACATGATAGAATCGTGGCGAAAAGATCTTGATAAAGGAAATGCTGTAGGGGCGCTATTGATGGATTTGAGTAAAGCATTTGATTGTGTGGATCATAATCTGTTAATAGCGAAACTACATGCATATGGTTTCTCAAAAAGTGCTATAGGTCTTTTAAGGAGTTATCTCACCAATCGGTTCCAAAGAGTCGGAATTGATGGCTATTTCAGCTT agctgatgttaaaatttgtaattacGCAGATGACAATACACTTTATAcatatggaaaacaatttgaggaGATAAAGTGA